One window from the genome of Deinococcus psychrotolerans encodes:
- a CDS encoding UvrD-helicase domain-containing protein, translated as MATSLQPTPAQTRAIAAPASVFISAGAGSGKTRVLAERIVRLLGTDPGPLPRQIVAVTFTEAAAQELRVRVTRYVEERAESGDPHWLGVLSALPLMTIGTIHSLCGRIAREHPVESGAGLSFLIQDETEAGAWLEERLPLALSACEAGDLLALPGRLRAEVTRALLADPLAARAALDAALRQTELPDEERRLLAWRQVEAEWDAALAQLGLFAGPAGEKLEAYRLSALGCAEPAPCSAAGLRALETALGGYNGRLGGKQWSVEAKAAVHEALKTLENLCQRPDLRGETAALAVHDRALASLSRVFDTVNAQLQAWRTQEEVATFADLEVYADRALQSAEVQAYYAQRFTHLLIDEAQDTNPVQWRILKALAGPGGNLTVVGDEKQSIYAFRRADVRVFHQARAQVQHLGGEQVTMHTSFRTHAPLVEVMNAYFSSLMTGPTAAGSTRATFESLNAHRQESPVGDPAVEWHAVLGEADVGTLRSAEGHYLAARIQGLLLSARLVHGPQGSRPVRLSDIAVLFRARGDMKRYEDALSRAGLPFVVHGGRGLLTRPEVLDAVHLLQAVADPTADVSLAAVLRGPVAHLTDASLLKLARLRQKGESLWAAAQRSTEEEVQRAVTVMLNLRDKAATLPASQLLTEAERLTHLSAMHALQPDGPRRLENLRRFGGLLRQWAGEGKPGVTAVAQHLRRLERLGHEEPEAPAPHADAVQLMTIHGSKGLEFPVVIVADVLRGAGGSAPAVRFDAEHGVAIRLPQLDSPSAAWDHLAKLEHEREDAEAERVAYVAFTRAADLLILSGSAKDAELKRLTKFESHLPADGVMRVQVDLHSVTPAPRLRLDTQTGRPDLTVLQGPGAALPETLPVTALAAYRTCPRQFAHRYVNGFVPLADLWAAQAVSEASNPERRSAGRTIGDAVHKAIEQELAVGELAAAFPHLSPADLKDVARLTAAAQSSAFAEVPGPFVRERPIQLQLGGVMFEGVVDAWNEAQGLILDYKTDKAVDPEHHLPQLSVYAQRLGARSAALAYLRQEELHVFGAEDLARGLEDVEADIERMTARDFTPNPSVSRCRYCPYRGVCDVAAPIPQENA; from the coding sequence GTGGCCACTTCTCTCCAACCCACGCCGGCCCAGACACGGGCCATCGCTGCACCTGCCAGTGTCTTCATTTCAGCCGGGGCCGGGAGCGGCAAGACCCGGGTGTTAGCCGAGCGCATCGTACGCCTGCTCGGTACAGACCCTGGACCGCTGCCACGCCAGATCGTCGCAGTGACGTTCACCGAAGCGGCGGCCCAGGAATTGCGCGTCCGGGTTACGCGCTACGTCGAGGAGCGGGCTGAGAGCGGTGATCCTCACTGGCTGGGCGTGCTCTCCGCGCTGCCGCTGATGACCATTGGAACCATCCACAGCTTGTGCGGGCGGATTGCCCGTGAGCACCCTGTGGAGAGCGGCGCGGGCCTGAGTTTTTTGATTCAGGATGAAACTGAGGCTGGCGCTTGGCTCGAAGAACGCCTGCCGCTGGCCCTGTCCGCTTGCGAAGCGGGCGACCTGCTGGCGCTGCCGGGTCGGCTGCGCGCTGAGGTGACGCGTGCCCTGCTGGCCGATCCGCTGGCGGCCCGCGCGGCGCTGGACGCGGCCCTGCGGCAAACCGAGCTGCCTGATGAGGAGCGGCGACTGCTGGCCTGGCGGCAAGTGGAGGCAGAGTGGGATGCGGCGCTCGCACAACTCGGGCTCTTTGCCGGTCCGGCCGGGGAGAAGCTCGAAGCGTACCGCCTGAGTGCCTTGGGCTGCGCTGAACCTGCGCCATGCTCCGCTGCCGGGCTACGCGCGCTTGAAACCGCTCTGGGAGGGTACAACGGCCGTCTGGGCGGGAAGCAGTGGAGCGTGGAGGCCAAGGCGGCGGTACACGAGGCGCTCAAGACCCTGGAGAACTTGTGCCAGCGACCGGACCTGCGCGGCGAGACAGCGGCCCTGGCCGTGCACGACCGGGCGCTGGCCTCGCTCTCGCGGGTGTTCGATACGGTCAACGCCCAGCTGCAAGCTTGGCGCACCCAGGAAGAAGTAGCGACCTTCGCGGATCTGGAAGTCTACGCCGACCGGGCATTGCAAAGCGCTGAGGTGCAGGCTTACTACGCTCAGCGCTTCACCCACCTCCTGATTGACGAGGCGCAGGACACCAACCCAGTGCAGTGGCGCATCCTCAAGGCCCTGGCCGGGCCGGGAGGCAACCTGACGGTGGTGGGCGACGAGAAGCAGAGCATCTACGCCTTTCGCCGCGCCGACGTGCGGGTGTTTCATCAGGCCAGGGCGCAGGTGCAGCACCTTGGCGGCGAGCAGGTCACCATGCACACCTCGTTTCGTACTCATGCGCCGCTCGTTGAGGTGATGAACGCTTACTTCTCGTCGTTGATGACGGGGCCCACGGCGGCTGGCAGCACCCGCGCGACCTTCGAGTCCCTGAATGCCCACCGTCAGGAGAGTCCTGTGGGTGATCCGGCAGTGGAATGGCACGCCGTCCTGGGTGAGGCCGATGTGGGCACGCTGCGCTCGGCGGAAGGGCATTACCTGGCCGCGCGTATTCAGGGGCTGCTGCTCTCGGCACGCCTGGTGCATGGTCCGCAAGGTTCGCGTCCGGTGCGACTCTCGGACATCGCGGTGCTGTTTCGTGCTCGCGGCGATATGAAGCGCTACGAGGATGCTCTGTCGCGGGCTGGATTGCCGTTCGTGGTGCACGGTGGGCGCGGCCTGCTGACCCGCCCGGAGGTGCTTGACGCCGTTCACCTGCTTCAGGCGGTGGCTGATCCCACCGCCGACGTTTCTTTGGCCGCAGTTCTGCGCGGTCCGGTGGCCCACCTCACTGACGCGTCTCTCCTCAAGCTGGCCCGCTTGCGCCAGAAAGGAGAGAGCCTGTGGGCGGCTGCCCAGCGCAGCACTGAAGAAGAAGTGCAGCGCGCCGTCACGGTGATGCTTAACCTGCGGGACAAGGCAGCCACCTTACCGGCCTCGCAGCTGCTGACGGAGGCCGAGCGACTGACCCATCTCAGCGCGATGCACGCCTTGCAACCCGATGGTCCGCGCCGCCTGGAGAATCTGCGGCGTTTTGGCGGTCTGTTGCGCCAGTGGGCGGGTGAAGGAAAGCCGGGCGTCACGGCCGTAGCACAGCACCTGCGGCGTCTGGAGCGCCTCGGGCACGAGGAGCCGGAAGCGCCAGCCCCGCACGCTGACGCGGTGCAGCTGATGACCATTCACGGTAGTAAGGGCCTGGAGTTTCCGGTCGTGATCGTGGCCGACGTGCTGCGTGGCGCTGGCGGGTCGGCCCCGGCGGTGCGCTTTGACGCAGAGCACGGCGTGGCGATCCGCTTGCCCCAGCTGGACAGTCCTTCAGCCGCCTGGGATCACCTGGCCAAGCTGGAGCATGAACGTGAGGACGCCGAAGCCGAGCGCGTGGCCTATGTGGCCTTTACCCGCGCGGCAGACCTGCTGATTCTCTCTGGAAGTGCCAAGGACGCCGAACTCAAGCGCCTGACGAAATTCGAATCGCACCTGCCCGCTGACGGCGTGATGCGGGTGCAGGTGGACCTGCACAGTGTCACCCCTGCGCCGCGCCTGCGTTTGGATACCCAAACGGGGCGACCGGATCTGACGGTGCTGCAAGGACCCGGCGCGGCCCTGCCCGAGACGTTGCCGGTCACTGCGCTGGCCGCCTACCGCACCTGTCCCAGGCAATTCGCGCACCGCTACGTCAACGGCTTCGTGCCGCTGGCTGATCTGTGGGCAGCGCAGGCGGTCAGTGAAGCCAGCAACCCCGAGCGCCGCTCGGCTGGACGCACCATCGGCGACGCGGTGCATAAGGCTATCGAGCAGGAGCTGGCTGTGGGTGAGCTGGCGGCGGCCTTCCCGCACCTGTCGCCAGCGGACTTGAAGGACGTGGCCCGCCTCACAGCGGCGGCGCAGAGCTCCGCCTTTGCTGAGGTGCCAGGTCCGTTTGTCCGCGAGCGGCCCATCCAGCTTCAGTTGGGCGGCGTGATGTTCGAGGGCGTGGTCGATGCCTGGAATGAAGCGCAGGGTCTCATTCTCGATTACAAGACGGACAAGGCCGTCGATCCTGAACATCACCTGCCGCAGCTCTCCGTCTATGCCCAGCGCTTGGGGGCCCGTTCGGCGGCGCTGGCGTACTTGCGTCAGGAAGAGCTGCATGTCTTCGGTGCTGAAGATCTGGCGCGCGGTCTCGAGGACGTGGAGGCCGATATCGAGCGGATGACAGCCCGGGACTTCACGCCGAACCCTTCCGTTTCAAGGTGCCGGTACTGCCCCTACCGGGGTGTGTGCGACGTGGCCGCCCCGATCCCTCAGGAGAACGCATGA